A stretch of the Glandiceps talaboti chromosome 23, keGlaTala1.1, whole genome shotgun sequence genome encodes the following:
- the LOC144452764 gene encoding venom nerve growth factor-like, whose protein sequence is MSSVITFLISNGSEFHREGQAANIPRSTDENDVKDQSESFQFVNPLRTDNGMLQLILQDLADRLISDMGKDEETSLTQRQAKQIRNRIKGFYSHMKDHPALNADRVMFASQKPNFLPSLEPSIDTSVIDTADRDTIEENGLVRKKKQGAPFQEVCRSASEWVGLENGITREGIRVNLYEQQYFHVTRCRNAGQACTGIAEMFASKCLEKPSWNIAYTWSEEENQYKWDWISINTCCSCAISESN, encoded by the exons GCCAGGCTGCTAACATTCCAAGATCAACAG ATGAAAATGATGTGAAAGACCAGTCTGAGTCCTTCCAATTCGTCAATCCACTTCGAACGGATAACGGCATGTTGCAATTGATTTTACAAG ATCTGGCTGATAGACTTATTAGTGACATGGGTAAAGACGAAGAAACCAGCTTAACCCAAAGACAAGCCAAACAAATAAGGAACAGAATTAAAGGGTTCTATAGCCACATGAAAGATCATCCTGCACTAAACGCTGATCGTGTTATGTTCGCGTCACAGAAGCCGAACTTCCTCCCTAGCCTAGAGCCATCGATTGATACAAGTGTCATAGACACTGCTGACAGAGATACCATTGAAGAAAACGGCTTGGTTAGAAAG AAAAAACAAGGAGCTCCATTTCAGGAGGTGTGTAGAAGCGCCAGTGAATGGGTAGGCCTTGAAAACGGCATCACAAGAGAAGGCATTCGTGTGAATCTCTATGAACAGCAGTATTTCCACGTAACCAGATGCCGTAACGCAGGACAAGCATGTACTGGTATAGCAGAAAT GTTTGCTTCCAAATGCCTAGAGAAACCTTCTTGGAACATTGCATATACTTGGTCGGAAGAAGAAAACCAATATAAATGGGATTGGATTAGCATAAATACTTGCTGCAGCTGTGCGATATCAGAAAGTAACTAA